One genomic window of Onychostoma macrolepis isolate SWU-2019 chromosome 25, ASM1243209v1, whole genome shotgun sequence includes the following:
- the nup160 gene encoding nuclear pore complex protein Nup160 has product MICIVSLCLKGGSAELSPRVHRGKMAGVLERSYIEICGFERESVLRFRQITLNLGVGLHSGGVKYADSAGGFSYEDSGKLLSVTSNRFIHWSTSGDTVQFVEQSLDTNLLNNAVRLRIPNCLLLPGGVCIQETLNNVIILIVTSQSVHRLVLPHPSRMYRSDLVTELQMQSIFTDIGKLNLNEPAHSYVLPFAQGTPATAPSTSAAWISHQGEAVFALASPSGGITVVTLPAHDQDGTVSILEFKQSSMMQRLAGWMPTAIRGDQSISDLAISLAVHQLEDDTFIFALCQDHKLRMWSFKHQMCLLVTDMLDYMPAGRGEVKASPAQAHKLRLFYSSSTGLCLAIYLAVPKGSQFSVLQLVASENNRYSLDHISTQFATQETLVDFVLTATDIWAVWLDNDNQTVVKYISFEHSTIGMWNQVFVQPSPEEEVHVGEDQDPREIYLDVLFSPLRFTASAIIKALQIYKRGTERYSDLSWEELKKEVTVTVENELQGSVTEYEFCQEDYRLLQVEFWSKFYACCLQYQDVLSTPLALHISPATAMVCVLKKGFVSFLLPCFAVDHLYLSSDEYLFSEEETPIVEDSDLSRDVLQLVQCLRMVNESLPEDMAYEMDKALEDLLSPEKVSEKVLEGLLASDNANVIQDILSKLQNINNPIVAINTLLRELDLEADAETDTRATGQSLRVRISLSQLYGSSVAASLICQAVCQTTMTRTLLCRDLLILQQLYLRVGDSLFVPGAAQLLQLQQDLIPRCSSLLCTYHLLKQMSLTLSSSVPLDILNADLQHLSVLELSDSTTPTSSRSVLNPQTVVELFYQNVARKAIMSQIFSQQDVEGNQAMLHWPQMISSVLTLLCQFLWPSNPSFLFPECLMVNCQYAQLQEHVRLVGPWCQVNVGSYRFVLGQCYLACGEGQKALQCFQEAAAEVDKEEFLMKLTGSDEETAATTAPRLLYYNKVLRLLEDIGLPELVINLATLAISEAANDERSRAALWTRIFKHHLDLGHNSQAYEALTQNPDSSRQLDCLRQLVVVLCERAQLRDLVQYSFVNLHDEVVSIIESRARAVDLMTHNYYELLYAFHINRHNYRKAGTVMFEYGMRLGREVRTLRGLQKQVNCYLAALNCLRLVHPDYAWIVQPSSGAAYERPGTSPKRNYDGEFAANPVSQQIDILELKDLEKEYVLARSRLTLAQQDPPSAAIAGGASSQEMVALLVQTGLFDTALTLCQTFNLSLTPVFEGLTFKCIKLQYKGDQDQSEVWNWLAANQLPTIITTKESSATDEAWRLLAHYLEKYPSQNAQYHRCVINKLLSHGVPVPDWLLNSYKEIDAASLLRLYLNYDQLESAAELVLEYVDALLGKGHQYFGIERPLSATASLVWLPYTSIDQLLRNLSESQINEKMYKNLKDKLAEYHRLVDQSSRNRLMAR; this is encoded by the exons GTGTTGGACTTCACTCCGGCGGTGTGAAGTATGCAGACAGTGCAGGGGGATTCTCATACGAGGACAGCGGGAAGCTCCTCTCAGTCACCAGCAACAGATTCATCCACTG GTCCACCTCAGGTGACACGGTTCAGTTTGTCGAGCAATCGCTGGACACTAATCTTCTGAATAATGCTGTCCGCCTGCGTATCCCAAACTGCCTCTTGCTGCCCGGAGGAGTTTGCATACAAGAGACCCTTAACAACGTCATTATTCTGATCGTCACCAGCCAGTCGGTTCATCGCCTGGTGCTGCCGCACCCCAGCCGCATGTACCGCAGT GATTTGGTCACTGAACTCCAGATGCAGTCCATTTTCACAGACATTGGGAAGCTGAATTTAAACGAACCGGCCCACAGTTACGTGCTCCCATTTGCACAAGGAACGCCAGCGACCGCTCCATCCACGTCGGCCGCCTGGATCAGTCATCAGGGGGAGGCAGTGTTCGCTCTCGCCTCGCCCTCAGGCGGCATTACTGTAGTCACCTTGCCTGCTCATGATCAAGATG GGACTGTGTCCATTCTGGAGTTTAAACAGAGTTCAATGATGCAGCGGTTGGCTGGCTGGATGCCCACAGCTATcag GGGAGATCAGAGCATTTCTGACCTGGCCATCAGTCTGGCTGTCCACCAGCTAGAAGATGACACTTTCATTTTTGCACTGTGTCAGGATCATAAGCTGCGCATGTGGTCATTTAAG CATCAGATGTGTCTGTTGGTGACTGATATGTTGGACTACATGCCTGCGGGTCGCGGGGAGGTGAAGGCTTCTCCAGCACAGGCTCATAAGCTCCGCCTCTTCTACTCCTCATCTACCGGCCTGTGTCTGGCCATCTACCTCGCAGTGCCCAAAGGCAGTCAGTTCAGTGTGCTGCAGCTGGTGGCCAGTGAGAACAATCGCTACAGCCTGGATCACATCTCAACACAGTTTGCAACACAG GAGACGCTAGTGGATTTTGTCTTGACGGCGACTGATATTTGGGCTGTTTGGCTGGATAATGACAACCAGACGGTGGTGAAATACATcagttttgagca CAGCACAATAGGCATGTGGAACCAGGTGTTTGTCCAGCCGTCACCAGAGGAGGAAGTTCACGTTGGTGAAGACCAAGACCCAAGG GAAATATATCTGGATGTACTTTTTTCACCTCTACGTTTCACAGCCTCAGCCATCATCAAAGCTTTACAG ATTTACAAACGGGGTACAGAGCGATATTCTGACTTGTCGTGGGAGGAGCTGAAGAAAGAGGTTACGGTCACAGTGGAAAATGAG CTTCAGGGCAGCGTGACCGAGTACGAGTTCTGTCAGGAGGACTACCGTCTGTTGCAGGTGGAGTTCTGGTCCAAGTTTTACGCCTGCTGCCTGCAGTACCAGGATGTGCTGTCCACTCCACTCGCCCTGCACATCAGCCCTGCCACAGCCATGGTCTGCGTCCTCAAGAAG GGCTTCGTGTCTTTCCTGTTACCCTGCTTTGCTGTCGACCATCTTTACCTGTCCTCTGATGAATACCTGTTTTCTGAAGAGGAGACTCCAATTGTTGAGG ATTCAGACTTGAGCCGTGATGTCCTGCAGCTCGTTCAGTGTCTCCGCATGGTGAACGAGTCTCTTCCGGAGGACATGGCCTATGAGATGGACAAAGCCCTTGAGGACCTGTTGTCTCCAGAGAAAGTGTCAGAAAAAGTACTGGAGGGTCTTCTGGCCAGTGACAA TGCGAATGTGATTCAGGACATTTTAAGCAAACTGCAAAACATCAATAACCCCATTGTTGCAATAAACACGCTGCTGAGAGAACTGGACCTGGAGGCTGATGCAGAGACCGACACCAGAGCCACTG GTCAGTCTCTGAGAGTGCGCATTAGCCTCTCTCAGCTCTACGGCAGCAGTGTGGCCGCTAGTCTGATCTGTCAAGCTGTGTGTCAGACCACTATGACTAGAACTCTGCTCTGCAGAGACCTGCTCATCCTGCAGCAACTGTACCTGCGAGTTGGAGATAGT ctGTTTGTTCCAGGCGCTGCTCAGCTACTGCAGCTGCAGCAGGACTTGATTCCTCGTTGCTCGAGTCTGCTGTGCACATATCACCTGCTTAAACAGATGAGCCTGACACTGTCCTCATCCGTTCCACTTGACATACT AAATGCTGATCTTCAGCATCTGTCTGTTTTGGAGCTGTCCGACTCCACAACTCCTACATCCAGTAGATCTG TGTTGAATCCTCAAACTGTGGTGGAGTTGTTCTACCAGAATGTGGCCCGTAAAGCCATCATGTCTCAGATCTTCTCCCAGCAGGATGTGGAGGGCAATCAGGCCATGCTGCATTGGCCACAAATGATCTCCAGTGTCCTGACACTACTCTGCCAGTTTCT CTGGCCCAGCAATCCCAGTTTCCTCTTTCCTGAATGCCTGATGGTAAACTGCCAGTATGCACAGCTGCAG GAACATGTTCGGTTAGTTGGGCCCTGGTGCCAGGTGAATGTGGGATCCTATCGTTTTGTTTTGGGTCAGTGCTATCTGGCCTGCGGTGAGGGCCAAAAG GCATTGCAGTGTTTCCAGGAAGCAGCTGCTGAGGTGGATAAAGAAGAGTTTTTAATGAAACTCACAGGTTCAGACGAAGAGACTGCCGCCACAACTGCCCCACGATTACTTTATTACAACAAG GTTTTGCGGTTATTGGAGGATATTGGTTTGCCAGAGCTTGTGATTAATTTGGCAACGTTGGCCATATCTGAAGCTGCCAATGATGAGAGAAGCCGG GCTGCTCTGTGGACTCGTATATTCAAGCATCATCTGGATCTTGGACACAACAGTCAGGCATACGAGGCCCTGACGCAGAACCCTGATTCTAGCAG GCAGCTGGACTGTCTCCGACAGCTGGTGGTGGTTCTGTGCGAGCGCGCTCAACTCAGGGATCTCGTCCAGTACTCGTTTGTTAATTTACATGATGAG GTGGTCAGCATTATTGAGTCTCGCGCGAGAGCTGTGGACCTCATGACTCACAACTACTATGAGCTCCTGTATGCTTTTCATATCAATCGTCACAACTATAGGAAAG cCGGGACAGTGATGTTTGAGTACGGTATGCGTCTGGGCCGTGAGGTGCGAACTCTGCGCGGTCTCCAGAAGCAGGTCAACTGTTATTTAGCTGCCCTCAACTGCCTGCGTCTCGTTCATCCGGACTACGCCTGGATTGTGCAGCCCTCATCTGGAGCAGCG TATGAGCGACCAGGCACATCACCGAAAAGGAACTATGATGGAGAATTTGCTGCAAATCCAG TAAGTCAACAGATAGACATTCTTGAGCTGAAAGACTTGGAGAAAGAGTATGTTCTTGCTCGGAGTAGACTGACATTGGCTCAGCAGGATCCCCCCTCAGCTGCCATTGCAG GAGGTGCATCTTCACAAGAGATGGTGGCTCTGCTGGTGCAAACAGGACTTTTTGACACAGCCCTGACACTATGTCAGACCTTTAACTTGTCCCTCACACCAGTCTTTGAAGGACTGACCTTCAA GTGTATAAAACTGCAGTATAAAGGAGATCAGGACCAGTCGGAGGTGTGGAACTGGCTTGCAGCTAATCAGTTGCCAACTATTATTACTACTAAAGAGTCCAG CGCGACAGATGAAGCTTGGCGGCTGTTAGCTCATTATTTGGAGAAATATCCCTCACAGAATGCTCAATATCATCGCTGTGTCATCAACAAGCTGCTGTCACATGGGGTGCCAGTGCCTGATTGGCTGCTCAATTCCTACAAg gAAATTGATGCTGCATCGCTTTTGCGTCTCTATCTGAACTATGATCAACTGGAGTCCGCAGCTGAGCTCGTGCTGGAGTATGTGGATGCTCTGCTTGGAAAGGGACATCAGTATTTTGGTATAGAG